The stretch of DNA GCCCTTCGACCGCGCGGCGCATCGCGAGGAGGCCGGCGTGATGGATGTTGATGCGGTCGATCTCCTCCGGCGTCGCGAAGCCGACCGCCCACGCGACCGCGCTCTCCTTGATGACGACGGCGAGACGTTCGCGCTCGGCGGCGGTGAGCTTCTTCGAGTCGTCGACGTCGGCGAGGCGCGTCCCCGGCGCGAGGACGACCGCGCCGGCGGACACCGGACCGGCGAGCGGGCTCATCCCCGCTTCGTCGACGCCGGCGACGTGGACGACGCCGCTCGTCCACAGCTCCTGCTCGAAGCGGAGCATCCTCCGGAGGCGCTGCCCCTCCGCGCGGCGGGCGCGCCGGCGCCGCTCGATCGCGCGGAGGATCGCCTGCGCGCCGGAGCGCGGGTCCTCGCGCAGCCGCTCTTCGAGCTCCTTCGGAAGCGGCCGGTCGCCGTCGACGTAGCGGGCGCGGATCTCGGCGAGCTTCAGCGAGGGCTCCAATGGTTCTCCAAATTTCTAAACTTCGGGGAGCGGAATGAGCTCCACGTCGTCGCCGGGGATAATCGGGAATCGCCGGTTCTTCCAGTCGTCCTTCGCGCGCTCGATTCGCTCTTTCGAGCTCGCGACGAAGTTCCAATAGATCTCGCGGCGGCCCTCGAGGTGCGCGCCGCCGAGGAGCATGACGCGCGCCGCCTCCTCCGCGACGACGCGGACCCGCGCGCCGGGCTCGAGGACCGCGAGCGCGCCGGGACCGAGCGCCTGCTCGCCGAGCCGGACGCGGCCCTCGACGACGTAGACCGCGCGCTCCTCGTGGCCGTCGTCGACCGGGAGCTCGGCGTCCGCGTCGAGGCGGGCGTGGACGTAGATCGTGG from Labilithrix sp. encodes:
- a CDS encoding ribonuclease HII, with translation MEPSLKLAEIRARYVDGDRPLPKELEERLREDPRSGAQAILRAIERRRRARRAEGQRLRRMLRFEQELWTSGVVHVAGVDEAGMSPLAGPVSAGAVVLAPGTRLADVDDSKKLTAAERERLAVVIKESAVAWAVGFATPEEIDRINIHHAGLLAMRRAVEGLAVAPAHLLLDARLLKDLAIPQQKIVKGDSRSLSIAAASILAKTARDALMSELDATYPGYGFARHKGYPVKEHVAALQRLGACVVHRRSFAPVREALGLPPLAPDHWKTTPRDAPMTTG